The following coding sequences are from one Streptomyces dengpaensis window:
- a CDS encoding dioxygenase has product MSAATEERSALERMPALYLSHGAPPLADDPIWPGQLAAWSADLPRPKAILMVSAHWEEAPLALGAVETVPLVYDFWGFPEHYYQVTYAAPGAPELAESVRKLLRAPGTPVQDIPDRGLDHGAYVPLAEMFPEADIPVLQFSMPTLDPVRLFEIGRKLAPLRDEGVLIVGSGFFTHNLAALRHAGGGVPSWSSEFDDWGHRALDAGDVDALLDFERKSPAGRLAHPRTEHFAPLFVTLGAADAAGEPDGQRSVIDGFWMGMAKRSVQFG; this is encoded by the coding sequence ATGTCCGCCGCCACCGAGGAGCGTTCCGCGCTCGAGCGCATGCCCGCCCTCTACCTGAGCCATGGCGCCCCGCCGCTCGCCGACGACCCGATCTGGCCCGGCCAGCTCGCCGCATGGTCCGCGGACCTGCCGCGCCCCAAGGCGATCCTCATGGTCTCCGCCCACTGGGAAGAGGCCCCGCTCGCCCTCGGCGCGGTGGAGACCGTGCCGCTCGTGTACGACTTCTGGGGCTTCCCCGAGCACTACTACCAGGTCACGTACGCGGCGCCCGGAGCCCCCGAACTCGCCGAGTCCGTAAGGAAGTTGCTGCGCGCGCCCGGTACGCCGGTGCAGGACATCCCGGACCGAGGGCTCGACCACGGCGCGTACGTCCCGCTGGCGGAGATGTTCCCCGAGGCCGACATCCCGGTCCTGCAGTTTTCCATGCCGACCCTCGACCCGGTCCGCCTCTTCGAGATCGGCCGCAAGCTGGCGCCGCTGCGCGACGAGGGTGTCCTGATCGTCGGCTCCGGCTTCTTCACGCACAATCTGGCGGCCCTGCGGCACGCCGGCGGGGGAGTCCCGTCCTGGTCGAGCGAGTTCGACGACTGGGGCCACCGCGCCCTGGACGCCGGTGACGTGGACGCGCTGCTCGACTTCGAGCGCAAGTCCCCGGCGGGCCGGCTGGCCCACCCGCGCACCGAGCACTTCGCCCCCCTCTTCGTGACCCTGGGCGCGGCGGACGCGGCCGGTGAGCCGGACGGGCAGAGGTCCGTGATCGACGGCTTCTGGATGGGGATGGCGAAGCGGTCGGTGCAGTTCGGCTGA
- a CDS encoding MarR family winged helix-turn-helix transcriptional regulator yields the protein MNTASAEEPRWLNDEEQRIWRAYRHATTLLEDHLDRQLQRDAGMPHIYYGLLVQLAEAPRRQLRMTELAMSAKITRSRLSHAIARLEKSGWVRREDCPSDKRGQFAILTDEGFEVLRRTAPGHVSAVRQALFDRLTPDQQKAFGDAMRIIAEGLQPKDAGADLPWLR from the coding sequence ATGAACACGGCATCCGCTGAAGAGCCACGCTGGCTCAACGACGAGGAACAGCGCATCTGGCGTGCGTACCGGCACGCCACGACTCTCCTTGAGGACCATCTCGATCGCCAGCTCCAGCGTGACGCGGGCATGCCGCACATCTACTACGGCCTGCTCGTCCAGCTCGCCGAAGCACCGCGCAGGCAGCTGCGGATGACCGAGCTGGCGATGAGCGCGAAGATCACCCGCTCCCGGCTCTCCCACGCGATCGCGCGCCTGGAGAAGAGCGGCTGGGTACGGCGCGAGGACTGCCCCTCCGACAAGCGGGGACAGTTCGCGATCCTCACCGACGAGGGCTTCGAAGTACTGCGGCGCACCGCGCCGGGCCATGTCAGCGCCGTACGCCAGGCCCTGTTCGACCGGCTCACCCCGGACCAGCAGAAGGCCTTCGGCGACGCCATGCGGATCATCGCCGAGGGACTCCAGCCGAAGGACGCGGGGGCGGATCTGCCCTGGCTGCGTTAG